A single Fundidesulfovibrio terrae DNA region contains:
- a CDS encoding adenosylcobinamide-GDP ribazoletransferase, giving the protein MHPHSFAHALSFLTRLAPPRILDKTDFPRTLVWFPLVGLAVGALAVLPSWLGLFAAYPWLQGWVVAGLALWLTRGLHADGLADIADAWGSAATGERFWAIMKDSRAGPFGVIGLVMVLAGQVLAFGYLAGQGRLGAACWCFVLGRTLALAALRLCRKRVRPGLSSLFAPGATMGTLGVALAQAVVLGLALADLRTVLCGLGMAALVLVFLVRLSKKQQGFNGDFMGAAIMLGELAGALAALA; this is encoded by the coding sequence ATGCATCCGCATTCCTTCGCCCACGCCCTGTCCTTCCTTACCCGCCTCGCTCCGCCCAGGATTCTCGACAAGACCGACTTCCCCAGGACCCTGGTCTGGTTCCCCCTGGTCGGCTTGGCCGTGGGGGCCCTGGCCGTGCTGCCCTCCTGGCTCGGCCTGTTTGCCGCTTATCCCTGGCTGCAGGGCTGGGTCGTGGCCGGACTTGCTTTGTGGCTCACGCGCGGCCTGCACGCCGACGGCCTGGCCGACATCGCCGACGCCTGGGGCAGCGCGGCTACGGGCGAGCGCTTCTGGGCCATCATGAAGGACAGCCGGGCCGGACCGTTCGGGGTCATCGGGCTGGTGATGGTGCTGGCTGGGCAGGTTCTGGCGTTCGGATACCTCGCGGGGCAGGGACGCCTGGGCGCGGCCTGCTGGTGCTTCGTCCTGGGACGGACTTTGGCGCTCGCGGCCTTGCGCCTGTGCCGCAAGCGCGTGCGCCCGGGGCTGTCCTCGCTCTTCGCGCCCGGAGCCACAATGGGCACGTTGGGCGTTGCCCTGGCCCAAGCCGTGGTCCTGGGGCTGGCCCTGGCCGATCTGCGCACAGTGCTGTGCGGACTTGGCATGGCAGCGCTGGTCCTGGTATTTCTGGTCAGGCTCTCCAAGAAGCAGCAGGGATTCAACGGCGACTTCATGGGCGCGGCCATCATGCTGGGCGAGCTGGCCGGAGCCCTGGCCGCGCTGGCGTAA
- a CDS encoding SAM hydrolase/SAM-dependent halogenase family protein — MSPLVVLLTDFGLSDPYVGQMKGSLLSHAPETSIVDLSHQVEPFNILQAGFYLASSREHFPLGSVFVCVVDPGVGGERRIVLLEKYGQCFLAPDNGLLGLVAASGGPCILRDVSLPWRGQASATFHGRDLFAPLAARLTRGERPESLGEEVNPHSLERLPGCDPALLAEGVRSTVLHVDRFGNCILNLDIGGWQTTLGKARRISLAGPRTLPLRPALTYSSLEPGEVGIIAGSQGYLELAMNRDSAARSLGLDPGATLDIFLEKR; from the coding sequence ATGTCCCCGCTTGTGGTCCTGCTCACCGATTTCGGCCTGTCCGACCCCTATGTGGGCCAGATGAAGGGCTCGCTCCTGAGCCACGCGCCGGAAACCAGCATCGTGGACCTGAGCCATCAGGTCGAACCCTTCAACATTCTTCAGGCAGGGTTCTACCTGGCGTCCAGTCGCGAACACTTCCCCCTGGGCTCGGTTTTCGTCTGCGTGGTGGACCCGGGCGTGGGCGGGGAACGGCGCATCGTGCTGCTGGAAAAATACGGACAGTGCTTCCTGGCCCCGGACAACGGGCTTCTGGGCCTGGTGGCCGCCTCGGGCGGGCCGTGCATCCTGCGCGACGTCTCCCTGCCCTGGCGCGGCCAGGCCAGTGCAACGTTCCACGGGCGTGACCTCTTCGCCCCGCTGGCGGCCCGGCTGACCCGGGGGGAACGCCCTGAATCCCTGGGTGAAGAGGTCAATCCTCACTCGCTGGAGCGCCTGCCCGGCTGCGACCCGGCGCTGCTTGCCGAGGGCGTCCGGTCCACGGTGCTGCACGTGGACCGCTTCGGCAACTGCATCCTGAACCTGGACATCGGCGGCTGGCAGACCACGCTGGGCAAGGCCCGGCGCATATCCCTGGCGGGACCCCGGACGCTCCCCTTGCGGCCCGCGCTCACCTATTCCAGCCTGGAGCCTGGAGAGGTGGGGATCATAGCGGGAAGCCAGGGATACCTGGAACTGGCCATGAACCGCGATTCGGCCGCGCGCAGCCTCGGGCTTGATCCCGGCGCAACCCTGGACATCTTTCTGGAGAAACGCTGA